One genomic window of Conexivisphaerales archaeon includes the following:
- the metG gene encoding methionine--tRNA ligase subunit beta — protein sequence MADIFPFEQFTKLDIRVGRIRDAKQVEGSKKLLILKIDLGSEVRQAVSGIAEYYKPEELKGKLVAVVTNLPPRKIFGVESQVMILAATTNNSVAYLKPDKEVPEGSKVT from the coding sequence ATGGCTGACATATTTCCATTTGAGCAATTCACAAAGCTTGATATCAGGGTGGGTAGAATACGGGATGCTAAACAGGTTGAAGGTTCAAAGAAACTGTTAATCCTGAAAATAGACCTGGGTTCAGAGGTCAGGCAGGCAGTTTCAGGCATTGCAGAATACTATAAACCAGAAGAGCTTAAGGGAAAGCTGGTAGCAGTGGTGACAAACCTACCACCACGTAAGATATTTGGAGTTGAATCTCAGGTGATGATTTTGGCAGCCACAACCAACAACTCCGTAGCATACCTCAAGCCAGACAAAGAAGTTCCAGAGGGTTCAAAGGTAACATAA